The DNA region GAACGGGGAAGCCCCACCCTCAACGAGCGCGTCAGCGCGAAGTAGGTTGGGGAGCAGTCACCCGTTCCGCCGAGCCTCGTTTTCGCCGTCGTTCGTGTGTTCGTGTTCGTCGTCCGTGTCGTCTCCGCCGCCATCGACCACGTACTCGGCCGTCACGAACGGTTCGTCCTCGCCCTCGACCGCGAGGACGTCGAGCGCCGTGACCGTGGCGTCGATCCCGAGTAGCCCCGCGAGGCTCGGGTCCGTCCGGTCGCCATCGCCGCTCACGAGCTCCTTGACGTAGAGGCCGCCCTCGCCCCGGAGTTCGACCGTCGCGTGGCGCGCGCCGTCCTCGCCATCCGTGTTGGCGTCGGTGGGTTCGGCGTCGCGGTCGGCGTCGGTTCCGGCGTCGTCGCGGTCGGGTTCGAGCTCGCCGGCGATTTCGTACACCGTGCGCTCGCGGGTACGACTCGCGCGGCGGTGGTCGACGCGCTCGGGGGTGTCCTGGGCGATCGTCGTTCCGTCGAGGGTGGCGAGTGCGTCCGCGAACGCCCGTTCCTCGACGGGGTCGGCGAACTCCACACTCATGGAATAGGTCTTGTGGGCGTCGAGCTCCTTCACGCGCTCGACCATCTCGTGGGTCGCGCGGCGGAGTCCCTCGACCTCGACCGTGCCGTCGGCGAAGTCGTTGACCGCGGCTTCGAGATCGGCTGCATCGATTTCTCGGTGATGTGGCTCCTTGACCTCGATCACGAACGGCCGGCCGGTGCCGAGCATACGCGCGTCGACGTCCTCGCGGCCAGCACCGTGGAACACCGCGTCCGCGCCGTCCATCGCGTCCTCGACGACCGGCGCGGTCAGCTCCTCGACGCTCTCGTCGTAGAGATAGCCGCTGCCGCCGCAGTAATCGCAGGGTTCGGTGCCGCCGTCGGCGGCGAGCTGGGTGCCGCCACCGCCGCACTCCCGGCAGGGCCATTCGGTCTGG from Halococcus salifodinae DSM 8989 includes:
- a CDS encoding tRNA pseudouridine(54/55) synthase Pus10, which encodes MSILDDARAVIANGPVCDPCLGRVFADRSFGLTNDERGHGLRVASALDADEPFDPSEGPDACWVCEGECGRYDAWAERAVDALDGIAFATYQVGTRVPPLIEENDRLLREDSDLPPDAGESFKSALNREVGKRVGERTDTEVDFERPDVLALVNLERGDVDAQINPAFVYGRYRKLDRDIPQTEWPCRECGGGGTQLAADGGTEPCDYCGGSGYLYDESVEELTAPVVEDAMDGADAVFHGAGREDVDARMLGTGRPFVIEVKEPHHREIDAADLEAAVNDFADGTVEVEGLRRATHEMVERVKELDAHKTYSMSVEFADPVEERAFADALATLDGTTIAQDTPERVDHRRASRTRERTVYEIAGELEPDRDDAGTDADRDAEPTDANTDGEDGARHATVELRGEGGLYVKELVSGDGDRTDPSLAGLLGIDATVTALDVLAVEGEDEPFVTAEYVVDGGGDDTDDEHEHTNDGENEARRNG